The Chiroxiphia lanceolata isolate bChiLan1 chromosome 4, bChiLan1.pri, whole genome shotgun sequence genome contains a region encoding:
- the DCK gene encoding deoxycytidine kinase, whose protein sequence is MATPPKRGRRDRRVKKVAVEGNIAAGKSTFVNILKQANEEWEVVPEPIARWCNVQQNSGNDCEELSTSQKNGGNVLRMMYEKPERWAFTFQTYACLSRIRAQLSALEGKLQDVENPVVFFERSVYSDRYIFAANLYESDCMNETEWTIYQDWHNWMNEQFGSRLALDGIIYLRATPEKCLNRIFVRGRDEEQEIPIEYLEKLHYKHESWLQHRTLRTDFDYLQEIPILTLDVNEDFKGKKDRYDHMIEKVKEFLSTL, encoded by the exons ATGGCCACCCCGCCCAAGCGCGGGCGGCGCGACCGCCGCGTCAAGAAGGTCGCCGTGGAGGGCAACATCG CTGCAGGGAAATCCACCTTTGTGAATATTCTGAAGCAAGCCAATGAGGAGTGGGAAGTGGTTCCCGAGCCCATAGCTAGATGGTGCAATGTCCAGCAAAACTCTGGAAATGATTGTgag GAGCTGAGCACGTCCCAGAAGAACGGTGGGAACGTGCTGCGGATGATGTACGAGAAGCCGGAGAGGTGGGCTTTCACCTTCCAGACCTACGCCTGCCTCAGCAGGATCCGGGCTCAGCTCAGCGCCCTCGAGGGCAAACTCCAGGACGTGGAGAATCCTGTGGTCTTCTTCGAGCGGTCTGTCTACAGCGACAG GTACATCTTTGCAGCTAATTTATACGAGTCTGATTGCATGAACGAGACTGAGTGGACTATTTACCAAGACTGGCACAACTGGATGAATGAGCAGTTTGGTTCAAGGCTGGCGCTGGATGGGATCATTTATCTCAGAGCCACTCCTGAG AAATGCTTGAATAGGATTTTTGTGCGAGGAAGAGACGAGGAACAAGAAATCCCCATTGAGTATCTGGAGAAGCTTCACTACAAACACGAAAGTTGGCTCCAGCACAGGACACTGCG AACAGATTTTGACTATCTGCAGGAAATTCCAATTTTGACGCTAGATGTTAATGAagatttcaaaggcaaaaaggaCAGATATGACCACATGATCGAAAAG gtCAAAGAATTTTTGAGCACATTGTAA
- the MOB1B gene encoding MOB kinase activator 1B isoform X2, whose translation MAVMLPEGEDLNEWVAVNTVDFFNQINMLYGTITDFCTEESCPVMSAGPKYEYHWADGTNIKKPIKCSAPKYIDYLMTWVQDQLDDETLFPSKIGVPFPKNFMSVAKTILKRLFRVYAHIYHQHFDPVIQLQEEAHLNTSFKHFIFFVQEFNLIDRRELAPLQELIEKLTSKDR comes from the exons CTGTTGACTTCTTCAACCAGATCAACATGCTTTATGGAACCATCACAGACTTCTGCACGGAGGAGAGCTGCCCTGTGATGTCTGCTGGCCCAAA gtACGAGTACCACTGGGCAGATGGGACCAACATCAAGAAACCCATCAAGTGCTCCGCGCCAAAGTACATCGATTACCTGATGACCTGGGTCCAGGATCAGCTGGATGATGAAACGCTGTTTCCTTCCAAAATAG GCGTCCCATTCCCAAAGAACTTCATGTCAGTGGCCAAGACAATTCTAAAGCGTCTCTTCAGAGTCTATGCTCACATCTATCACCAGCACTTTGATCCCGTgatccagctgcaggaggaggcacACCTTAACACTTCTTTCAAgcactttatattttttgttcag GAATTCAACCTTATCGATAGAAGAGAACTTGCACCACTTCAGGAACTGATTGAAAAACTCACCTCGAAGGACAGATAA